Below is a window of Deltaproteobacteria bacterium DNA.
TGCAGTTCCGCCCAAATTCAAAAGCGCGCCGCATAATCACTTGATGTGGGCAGTAATCGGCGTCTACGATGGTCAAGAGAACAATTACTTTTATCGTCGTAGTAGCAATGGCTTAGAAAATGCCAACAGCAAACAAGTCCACCAATCAGAAGTACTCGTGCTAGGTGAAGATGTGGTTCACGCAATTGAGAACCCACTCGATCGCCCGTTATATGCGATTCATGTCTATGGAGGTGACCTCCCAGCGGCCCCACGTCGCATGTGGAATCCGTTTACCATGCAAGAAGAAGCCTTCGATTTTCAGACGATGAGAGGGTATGCGCAGAAGATGATGGAATCTAGAGACTAGAGACTAGAGGCTAGAGGCTAGAGGCTTGGGTGGGGCGGACTAGTCTCTAGCATCCAGCCTCTAGCCTCTTCATGGAAACGTGAAACCAGAAACACGAAACTAGAAACCTCTAAAAAGGAAAAGGAGAAAAGACAATGGCCGAGTACGATCTTCATATCAAAGGTGGCACAGTGGTCGATGGCACCCGTGCCCCACGTCGTCAGGCGGATGTTTGGATTAAGGACGGTAAAGTTGCCCAGATCGGTGGCAAAGCCGATGGCTTCGCCAAACGCACGATTGATGCCGACGGGCTGATTGTTGCGCCTGGCTTTGTTGATCTTCACACCCACTATGACGCGCAGATTCGTTGGGACCCGTACTGCACCATCTCAGGCTGGCACGGAGTGACCTCAGTTGTGTTAGGGAACTGCGGCTTTGGCTTTGCGCCGGTGAAGCCCGATTTTCGTGATCGCTCAATGCTCACGATGACCCGCACGGAAGCAATCCCCTATGTCTCGATGAAAGAAGGCGTGAACTGGGATTGGGAAACTATTCCGCAATATCTCGATTCACTTGATCGCTCACCCAAAGGCGTGAACTGTATTCAATACATGCCAACGGCATCATTGATGACCTACGTCATGGGGCTCGAAGCGGCTAAGGCGCGTCGCGCGACCGAAGCTGAACGTAAAGAAATGCAGCGTTTATTACATGAAGGCATGGACGCAGGCCTGTGTGGTTTTTCCTTACAACGCTTGGGCCGCCATTCTGGTCAGGCTGATTACGATGGCACACCGATGGTGACTGACACCATGTGTGATGAAGATATCATCAATCTCGCTGAAGTATTACGCGCCCGTAACGAAGGGTTCGTGCAAATTACCCAAGCGACCGGTCATATTAAAGAAGACCTCGCCTTTGTCGAAAAACTCGCCGCTGCCGCACAACGTCCAATCCTGCACAACGCCATTGCCGCCAGCAAACGCAACGCCGATCTGCATCGCAAAGGCATTGCCTGGCTGGAAAAGGCTCGTGCCAACGGCTTGCCGATCTGGGGTCAAGCGGCGACGGTGCGCAGTGGCTTCGCCTTCACGCTTGAGCATTGGAATCTCTATGATGTATCCGCCGCCTGGCGTGACCTGCTCATGGGGAACGTCGAACAACGTGCAGCAAACATGCGCAACCCGCAAATGCGTGAAGCCGCCAAGAGCGAAAAGTCTATGCGCGCGCTTGACCTGAACGCCTTTGGCATCGGCGGCAAGCTTCCTCGTTTGCTCGTGCAATCGGTGAACAATCGGCCCGAGCTAGAAAAATATGTCGGCAAATCACTCGCGCAGATTGGCCAGGAAGAAGGCAAGCATCCAGTTGATGTGATGCTTGACCTATCCTTAGCCACAGACCTGCAAGCTGAGTTTCTCCAGCCCGAACCAGAATTCAGTGCCGATTTCAATGCTGAATTGATCACCACCTCTGAGCACACCTTCCCCGGTGTCTCGGATGGTGGCGCGCACACCAAATTCTTCACCGGTGGTGCGTTTACTACCGACTTCCTGACCTGGCTGGTGCGCGACGAACAGAAGATCACCCTCGAGGAAGCGCACTATCGGTTATCAGCCTTGCCGTGCAAAGCCGCTGGCTTCGTCGATCGTGGCGTGCTGAAAGAAGGCGGTGCGGCAGACGTCGTAGTCTATGATCTCAATGGTCTTGGCGTCACCCCAGAATGGATCGGCGAAATCGCCCATGACTTCCCCGG
It encodes the following:
- a CDS encoding amidohydrolase family protein; the protein is MAEYDLHIKGGTVVDGTRAPRRQADVWIKDGKVAQIGGKADGFAKRTIDADGLIVAPGFVDLHTHYDAQIRWDPYCTISGWHGVTSVVLGNCGFGFAPVKPDFRDRSMLTMTRTEAIPYVSMKEGVNWDWETIPQYLDSLDRSPKGVNCIQYMPTASLMTYVMGLEAAKARRATEAERKEMQRLLHEGMDAGLCGFSLQRLGRHSGQADYDGTPMVTDTMCDEDIINLAEVLRARNEGFVQITQATGHIKEDLAFVEKLAAAAQRPILHNAIAASKRNADLHRKGIAWLEKARANGLPIWGQAATVRSGFAFTLEHWNLYDVSAAWRDLLMGNVEQRAANMRNPQMREAAKSEKSMRALDLNAFGIGGKLPRLLVQSVNNRPELEKYVGKSLAQIGQEEGKHPVDVMLDLSLATDLQAEFLQPEPEFSADFNAELITTSEHTFPGVSDGGAHTKFFTGGAFTTDFLTWLVRDEQKITLEEAHYRLSALPCKAAGFVDRGVLKEGGAADVVVYDLNGLGVTPEWIGEIAHDFPGGEWRRVQRAKGYRAIIVNGVPTFEDDKCTGNTPGKLLRHGRG